AAATTGAGGCACACTAATGATAATGTTGGATTGGTTAATTCTACTGGGTTAGAAAATGGGAGCTCTGGGAGTGTGGGGAATACATTCAAGCGGCTACAGCATAAAAGAGAAAGTAGTGGACAACAACAGAATTTAGAAAAGCGCCAAGGTAATAAGCGACCCggtattttcaatgaaggTGAACCGACACCGTCAGATGCAGCGAATACGCACGGTCCTCTGTCTTCTGACTTTAACCTTATTAACTCTGCGGATAACGACAGAATGTTGGCACCGAAAGCTGTGGAAACCGACGATAGAATACGTAAGGAGAATAATCAATTTATGAACACTTTCAATGAACTAGTAAAAAAGGACGGTGGAACGAAAAGAAGGAGATATCTTGATGCTGCTACAAATGCAATGGTAAACAAAGACAACACTACTGCTGATGTTACGGTCAGTAGTAGCAAGAGTAGTGCGAAGAAAGTGACCACTTACAACACAACTCACAATAATTTAAACtcaattcttgaaaatgacaGTACTAATATAATGAATGATGCAATGTTACATTTAGAAGATAATGTTATGGCAGCATTGGAGATGGTTCAAAAAGAACAGagggaagaagaaaagcGACAAGAACAAAGcattgatgattttttcaatacattTATTGCAAATTaccaagaagaagaagatgcGGATTATGAAGAAACCATGGCAAGAGACggtgatgaagaagatgatgaggaCGAggatgaggaagatgaagaggacGACGAAGAAGCCGTCGACGACGATGATGGTGAATACGACGAAGGACGGACAGCCCACGACAGTTCCATAATCTATGAAGACACTCAACGTAAGTACTACTAGAGCATCcttttatatacttttacAGACATCATATCATAAAAGGCCTTGAATAGAGTAGTTTTATAAGTGCACCGAATGACAGAAAATCtgttaaaaatgaaaaagaacGTTAATTGAAGAAGCTTCTTCGACAAGAGACGAACGAAAAGTGAAGAATAACAAGAAGAACGTGGGGAATAACGATGCTATTTCTCTTCAGACAATTGCGAGACACTTTTGGACAGTCGTATAGCAAGAAAGAGCAGATCAGATTATCAAGGAGAGCGTTTTTCCAACTTCTAGGGTACCTTGGTGGATGCGTGATGATCTCGTTGGCTGCACAATCTAAATACATAGAGTGATCCAAGCTTATTTCAGGAAAAGTCATTTACTAGGTTCAAGCCACGTTGTTATGTAAGTTAGAATAGCAGAGCGGAGCCCAAACGGGTTCTCTCTGcaacatcatcatcatataCCTTTATACATCCTGTACGTAACGTACAGCCCTCATTTAAAAGAGCAGTCTATTGGTATAACCAAACTACTTCCACAACAACCTCCAGCCATCTCGCTGGAAGGCCAATATCAACAGCTAATCTCACTATCAAATGTAGATTAATCTGTCAAAAGACTTCATCAGGcgatcaaaattttcttttttttctttgattctCTTGCGTGTGTTGGCTTGGTGTGGAAATAAATATTAGCAAATAATTCAACCTCTCAAgatcaaaagaatttacAAGTAAAACCATTCGATAGAAGCTTGTTTGAACGGCTAGACAGTTGTATCAGTCCCTTTTGTTTGCATTCTATAGTGATTCAAGATTTGATTCCACTCCACACACACCTTCTCTCTCTAGTTCCCAGCCATCAACTATCTGCTCGACTCATAACTCATTGgtaaaattc
The genomic region above belongs to Kazachstania africana CBS 2517 chromosome 7, complete genome and contains:
- the MCO6 gene encoding Mco6p (similar to Saccharomyces cerevisiae YJL127C-B; ancestral locus Anc_1.226); the protein is MLFLFRQLRDTFGQSYSKKEQIRLSRRAFFQLLGYLGGCVMISLAAQSKYIE